GTTGAGCAGGTCGAGCACCTCGCGCACGCTGTGCGAGTGCTGCACGAAGGTCAGTTGCTTGTTGCGCCGCTGCGCCTCGCGCTTGAGCATCAGGAGGATCTGCACGCCGCTGCTGTCGAAGTCCTGCACGTTGGCCAGGTCGATATCCAGCTGCTGGTGCTGGCCGAGCAGGTCGAGCAGTTCGTCCTTCAACTGGTTGGCGTGGTAGATGTTGAACTCGCCCTGTACCGCGGAAATGTACCGCCCGGCTTCTTCACGACTGTGGATCTCGGCCATGGCAGCCAACCTCAGGGCAGAATCAGTTTGGATACGGCATCCAGCAGTACCGGCGGCTGAAACGGTTTGACCACCCAGGCGCGCACGCCGGCGGCCTTGCCCTCGGCCTTCTTGGCCTCGCCGGCTTCGGTGGTGAGCATGATCACCGGGGTGAACTTGTAGGCCGGCAGCTGCTTGGCCGATTTGACGAAGGTGATGCCGTCCATGTTCGGCATGTTCACGTCGGAGACGATCAGGTTGATCTTGCGGCCGTCCAGCTTGCTCAGCGCATCCTTGCCGTCGCAGGCTTCCAGCACGTCATAGCCGGCGCCCTTGAGGGCGATGCCGACGACCTGCCGGAAGCTGGTCGAGTCGTCCACGATCATTACGGTCTTGCCCATTGGCTCGCTTCCTGTGTTCTGGCGGATGGTTCAGAAGAAAGTCACCGACGACTGCTCGACGCCGGCGGAACCCTGGCCGCTGTGCACGCGTTGCTGCTCGAGGGTGGTGTAGCTGGCTTCCAGCACCCGCAGCCATTCGCTGCTGGTGGGCGGCGGTTCCTGGCCCAGGTTGGCCTGCAGGCGCTGGATGTCCTGGGTGACCTGGGCAATGATCTGGCTGACCCGATCCTGGAACTGCAGGTCGACCAGCACGCCGCTCACCGTGTGCTCGACTTCCTGGCTGTTGCTCTGCAGCAGTTGCAGGCGCTGTTCCAGCTGGCTGAGGCCGCTGCCGAGCTCGCCGAGCACGTGGCCGACGATGCGCTCGGCTTCCTCGATGCTGCTGCGGCTGCGGCT
The window above is part of the Pseudomonas alcaligenes genome. Proteins encoded here:
- a CDS encoding response regulator, with amino-acid sequence MGKTVMIVDDSTSFRQVVGIALKGAGYDVLEACDGKDALSKLDGRKINLIVSDVNMPNMDGITFVKSAKQLPAYKFTPVIMLTTEAGEAKKAEGKAAGVRAWVVKPFQPPVLLDAVSKLILP
- a CDS encoding lipid asymmetry maintenance protein MlaB; amino-acid sequence: MAEIHSREEAGRYISAVQGEFNIYHANQLKDELLDLLGQHQQLDIDLANVQDFDSSGVQILLMLKREAQRRNKQLTFVQHSHSVREVLDLLNLVAELGDPLVIPLDSPGERP